One genomic window of Thalassolituus hydrocarboniclasticus includes the following:
- a CDS encoding succinylglutamate desuccinylase/aspartoacylase family protein, with the protein MPKRSIEIAGVSIAPGESQKIELPVGRLYTDNSVSMPVFVKRGKRPGPTLFISAAIHGDELNGIEIIQRLINSRKLNSLRGTLIAVPVVNVYGVINHSRYLPDRRDLNRSFPGSKKGSLAARMANMFLEEIVSKCDYGIDFHTGAIHRSNLPQIRANLDDEETAAMASAFGVPVLLNSNLRDGSLREAAADHGVRILLYEAGEALRYDELCIRAGERGTINVMRYLGMLPRSRAKKSHVLEPVTARTSAWERATDSGFVQHNKELGDRVQKQELLATIRDPYGTVLDEVRSRYEGIIIGKTNIPLVQEGEAMYHVAYFHQPDDVVEGIEQLQDLLPDEALS; encoded by the coding sequence ATGCCAAAGCGAAGTATTGAAATTGCCGGGGTCAGTATCGCTCCCGGCGAAAGCCAGAAAATCGAATTACCGGTCGGGCGTTTATACACCGACAATTCCGTCTCTATGCCGGTGTTTGTTAAACGAGGCAAACGCCCCGGCCCGACCTTATTTATCAGCGCCGCTATTCATGGCGACGAGCTGAATGGCATCGAGATCATTCAGCGGCTGATTAATTCGCGCAAACTCAACAGCCTGCGCGGTACGTTAATCGCAGTACCGGTGGTGAATGTATACGGCGTAATAAACCACAGCCGTTATCTGCCCGACCGCCGCGATTTAAACCGCTCTTTTCCCGGCAGTAAAAAAGGCTCGCTGGCGGCGCGTATGGCGAACATGTTTCTCGAAGAAATCGTCAGCAAATGCGATTACGGCATCGACTTTCATACCGGCGCCATTCACCGTTCGAACCTGCCGCAGATCCGCGCCAACCTCGACGATGAAGAAACCGCCGCCATGGCCAGCGCCTTTGGTGTTCCGGTACTGCTGAATTCCAACCTGCGCGATGGCTCGCTGCGTGAAGCCGCCGCCGACCACGGCGTGCGTATTCTGCTGTACGAAGCCGGCGAAGCCCTGCGTTACGACGAGCTGTGCATCCGTGCCGGTGAACGCGGCACCATTAATGTGATGCGCTATCTCGGTATGCTGCCGCGCAGCCGGGCGAAAAAATCCCATGTGCTGGAGCCGGTCACGGCACGCACCAGCGCCTGGGAACGCGCTACCGACAGCGGCTTTGTGCAGCACAATAAAGAACTCGGTGACCGCGTTCAGAAGCAGGAATTACTCGCCACCATCCGCGACCCGTACGGCACCGTACTGGACGAAGTCCGCTCGCGTTACGAAGGCATTATTATCGGCAAAACCAATATCCCGCTGGTGCAGGAAGGCGAAGCCATGTACCACGTGGCCTATTTCCATCAGCCTGATGATGTGGTCGAAGGTATCGAACAGCTGCAGGATCTGCTGCCGGACGAAGCCCTGAGCTGA
- the rimK gene encoding 30S ribosomal protein S6--L-glutamate ligase: MRIAILSRNPNLYSTRRLKEAGEQRGHEVDIIDTLHCYMDITSNKPTVRYKGDALPQYDAVIPRIGASVTFYGTAVVRQFEMMGTYSINESVAISRSRDKLRSLQLLSRKGIGLPRTGFAHRPDNVDDLIKNVGGAPLVIKLLEGTQGIGVVLADTKKAAESIIEAFMGLNANILVQEFIKEAGGADIRCLVVGGKVVAAMKRQAAEGEFRSNLHRGGSAEIVRLSAAERRTAIDAAKAMGLNMCGVDILRSNNGPVVMEVNSSPGLEGIETATGKDVAGMVFQFLEKSARGSTKTRGQG; the protein is encoded by the coding sequence ATGCGTATCGCCATTCTTTCCCGTAATCCCAATCTTTATTCGACCCGTCGTCTGAAAGAAGCGGGGGAGCAACGTGGGCATGAGGTCGATATTATCGACACCCTGCACTGCTATATGGACATCACCAGTAACAAGCCGACGGTGCGTTACAAAGGTGACGCCCTGCCGCAGTACGATGCGGTGATTCCGCGCATCGGCGCCTCCGTCACCTTCTACGGTACGGCGGTGGTGCGCCAGTTTGAAATGATGGGCACCTATTCCATTAACGAATCCGTCGCCATCAGCCGCTCGCGCGATAAGCTGCGTTCGCTGCAATTACTGTCACGTAAAGGTATCGGCCTGCCGCGTACCGGCTTTGCCCACCGTCCGGATAACGTTGACGACCTGATCAAAAACGTCGGCGGCGCGCCGCTGGTGATCAAATTGCTGGAAGGCACCCAGGGCATCGGCGTGGTACTGGCCGATACCAAAAAAGCCGCGGAAAGCATTATCGAAGCCTTTATGGGCCTGAACGCCAACATTCTGGTGCAGGAATTTATTAAAGAAGCCGGCGGTGCCGACATCCGCTGTTTAGTGGTTGGCGGTAAAGTTGTCGCGGCGATGAAGCGTCAGGCCGCCGAAGGTGAATTCCGCTCCAACCTGCACCGTGGCGGCAGTGCCGAAATCGTACGCTTATCGGCAGCTGAGCGCAGAACCGCCATCGACGCCGCCAAGGCCATGGGCCTGAATATGTGCGGTGTGGATATTCTGCGCTCCAACAATGGTCCGGTGGTGATGGAAGTAAACTCCTCTCCGGGTCTCGAAGGCATTGAAACCGCCACCGGTAAAGACGTTGCCGGTATGGTGTTCCAGTTTCTGGAAAAATCAGCCCGCGGCAGTACCAAAACCCGCGGTCAGGGTTAA
- a CDS encoding peptidylprolyl isomerase, with protein MPRACARHILVKTKEEADKLKQLLDKGADFSKLAKQHSICPSKKNGGSLGEFNKGDMVKAFDDVVFKGPLLKVQGPVKTRFGYHLIETIYRN; from the coding sequence ATGCCCCGCGCCTGTGCCCGCCATATTCTGGTAAAAACCAAAGAAGAAGCCGACAAACTGAAGCAATTGCTCGATAAAGGAGCGGACTTCAGCAAACTGGCCAAACAACACTCCATTTGCCCGAGCAAGAAAAACGGTGGCAGCCTGGGTGAGTTCAACAAAGGCGATATGGTCAAAGCCTTTGACGATGTGGTGTTCAAAGGGCCGCTGTTAAAAGTACAGGGGCCGGTTAAAACCCGCTTTGGCTACCATCTGATCGAGACTATTTACCGTAACTGA
- the upp gene encoding uracil phosphoribosyltransferase produces the protein MSVHEIRHPLVQHKIGLMRSKSMSTRTFRQLAAEVGNLLTYEATKDMELETYTLDGWCGPVEAERIRGKKITVVPILRAGLGMLDGVLELVPSAKISVVGLYRDEETLEPVSYFDKLAGDIDQRMSLIVDPMLATGGSMVATIDLLKQAGCTSIRALVLVAAPEGIKKVQDAHPDVDIYTASVDSHLNEQGYIIPGLGDAGDKIFGTK, from the coding sequence ATGAGCGTACATGAGATCCGCCACCCCCTGGTGCAGCATAAAATTGGTTTGATGCGATCCAAATCAATGAGCACCCGCACCTTCCGCCAATTGGCGGCTGAAGTCGGCAACCTGCTGACCTACGAAGCAACCAAAGATATGGAACTGGAAACCTACACCCTCGATGGCTGGTGTGGTCCGGTTGAAGCGGAGCGGATTCGCGGCAAAAAAATCACCGTTGTACCGATTCTGCGTGCCGGTCTGGGCATGCTGGACGGCGTGCTGGAGCTGGTGCCCAGTGCCAAGATCAGCGTTGTCGGCCTGTACCGCGATGAAGAAACCCTGGAGCCGGTGAGCTACTTCGACAAGCTGGCCGGTGATATCGACCAGCGTATGTCACTGATTGTTGACCCTATGCTGGCGACTGGCGGTTCGATGGTGGCAACCATTGATCTGTTAAAACAAGCCGGTTGTACCAGCATCCGCGCGCTGGTGCTGGTAGCCGCACCGGAAGGTATTAAAAAGGTTCAGGATGCGCACCCGGATGTGGATATTTATACCGCATCGGTGGACAGCCATCTGAATGAGCAGGGGTACATTATCCCTGGTCTGGGCGATGCCGGTGACAAGATCTTCGGCACGAAATAA
- a CDS encoding uracil-xanthine permease family protein, which translates to MRDNTEDLYRGWRMVLAGMQMLFVAFGALVLVPLITGLDPSVALFTAGIGTLIFQFTTKRSVPVFLASSFAFIAPILFSVKTWGMAATMGALFCAGMVYVALSALVALRGPGFLHRLLPPVVTGPIIMVIGLGLAPIAVNMAMGKAGDASAELFPYADAMWVSMPALITTLLVATLAKGIFRLVPILAGVAVGYTIAAFTGMVDLTAVDASPWVKLPQFVTPEFQLAAILFMIPVAIAPAIEHVGDVLAIGSVTGKNYVQKPGLHRTLLGDGLATSAASLFGGPPNTTYSEVTGAVMLTKAFNPVVMTWAAVFAIVLAFVAKFGVLLQTIPTPVMGGIMILLFGSIAGVGMNILIKAKVDMSAQRNLVIVATTLVFGIGGMAIGSSEFHLQGVSLCGVVAIVLNLLLPHEKADAEDLHEEQEIVEDILEHSK; encoded by the coding sequence ATGCGGGACAATACAGAAGATCTGTATCGCGGCTGGCGTATGGTGCTGGCGGGCATGCAAATGCTGTTTGTGGCCTTCGGCGCACTGGTGCTGGTGCCGTTGATTACCGGCCTCGATCCGAGTGTGGCGCTGTTTACCGCCGGTATCGGTACGCTGATTTTTCAGTTCACCACCAAGCGTTCAGTGCCGGTTTTTCTGGCCTCATCGTTTGCCTTTATTGCGCCGATTCTGTTCAGCGTAAAAACCTGGGGCATGGCGGCTACCATGGGTGCGCTGTTCTGCGCCGGTATGGTTTATGTCGCGCTGTCGGCTCTGGTGGCATTGCGTGGCCCGGGTTTCCTGCATCGTTTACTGCCGCCGGTGGTTACCGGTCCGATCATTATGGTGATTGGTCTGGGCTTAGCTCCTATCGCGGTGAATATGGCGATGGGTAAGGCCGGTGATGCGTCAGCAGAACTCTTCCCCTATGCCGATGCCATGTGGGTATCGATGCCTGCCCTGATTACCACCTTGCTGGTGGCTACTCTGGCGAAAGGTATTTTCCGTCTGGTGCCGATTCTGGCCGGTGTGGCGGTGGGTTACACCATCGCGGCGTTTACCGGCATGGTCGATCTGACAGCTGTGGATGCCAGCCCCTGGGTTAAGTTACCGCAGTTTGTGACGCCGGAATTTCAGCTGGCGGCCATTCTGTTTATGATTCCGGTGGCCATTGCGCCGGCGATTGAACACGTTGGTGACGTTCTGGCCATCGGCAGTGTGACCGGTAAAAACTACGTGCAGAAGCCTGGTCTGCACCGCACTCTGCTGGGCGATGGTCTGGCGACTTCTGCGGCGTCTCTGTTTGGCGGCCCGCCAAATACTACCTACTCCGAAGTGACCGGTGCGGTGATGCTGACCAAAGCCTTTAACCCGGTAGTAATGACCTGGGCGGCGGTGTTTGCCATTGTGCTGGCATTCGTGGCCAAGTTTGGTGTGCTGCTGCAGACCATTCCGACGCCGGTGATGGGCGGTATTATGATTCTGCTGTTCGGCTCTATTGCCGGTGTCGGCATGAACATCCTGATCAAAGCCAAAGTCGATATGAGCGCGCAGCGCAATCTGGTGATAGTGGCGACCACGCTGGTATTCGGTATTGGTGGTATGGCAATTGGTTCTTCCGAGTTCCACCTGCAGGGCGTCAGCCTGTGTGGTGTGGTGGCGATTGTGCTGAACCTGCTGTTGCCGCATGAAAAAGCCGACGCTGAAGACCTGCATGAAGAGCAGGAAATTGTGGAAGATATTCTGGAACACAGTAAATAA